The following DNA comes from Actinomycetota bacterium.
TCATGTGGACGATGGGCGTGGCCAGCGAGGTCGGCGGGAACTCGGCGGTCTCCGCGATGCGGGTGACGCGGCCGGGAAGCGGTGCGCCGGCGGCGTTCGAGTCGAAGCCGACCTCCGCCGCGACGCCGAGCCGCACCTCGGCGAGCTGCTCGGGGGTGACGAACGTGTCGACGCGGGTGGGGCCGTCGGCGCGGACGCGCACGAGCGGCGCGCCCGCCATGGCGAGCGTGCCGGCCCGGCGGGCCTCGGTGACGATGCCGCTGCACGGCGCGACGACGGTGGCCTGCGCGACCTTCGCGTTCGCGACCTCGATCCCGACGTCCTTGGCGG
Coding sequences within:
- a CDS encoding HlyD family efflux transporter periplasmic adaptor subunit, with translation AKDVGIEVANAKVAQATVVAPCSGIVTEARRAGTLAMAGAPLVRVRADGPTRVDTFVTPEQLAEVRLGVAAEVGFDSNAAGAPLPGRVTRIAETAEFPPTSLATPIVHMTRVVRVTVTIDDGGWAPPGTPVDVTLLTGSGT